From the Vibrio vulnificus CMCP6 genome, one window contains:
- a CDS encoding alpha-amylase family protein yields MKKQKFTVYQVFTRLFGNKVQHSRPWGSKEENGAGKFSDFTDLALKEIRQLGISHIWYTGVPHHALVADYQQYGIGHDHPAVVKGRAGSPYAVKDYYSVNPDLADNPAERLSEFAALIERTHRHGMKVIIDIVPNHVARKYHGLNNPEGVRDFGADDDTSIEYHRDNNFYYIPGQAFQLPDFPAPFTPLGGEAHPQLQWPYEEFPAKWTGNGSRLAKPQFDDWYETVKVNYGVRPDGSKDFAELPADFAQKTAAEHFAFWQQQDVPDSWKKFRDIALYWLEFGVDGFRYDMAEMVPVEFWSYLNSHIKMHNPDAFLMAEVYQPHLYRDYIHLGKMDYLYDKVDLYDGLKAVMQNRASTAIIGEIQAQMMDIEHHMLHFLDNHDEQRLASPQFAGDAEFGRPAMLVSALLSSSPTMIYFGQEVGEAGAELGGFGLPSRTSIFDYVGVPEHQKWMNEGQFDGGQLSEKQRALRAFYARLLNFTLTHSAMSGEYYDLYPTNQQALSHFCHLFARYDQQQLVLAGSNFSAHHENVCQVVLPEALIAQLGLADGQYTLVDKLSDQSSHHASDTLQLNVNHGQGRAWLTLPPFATSAWVLEL; encoded by the coding sequence ATGAAAAAACAAAAATTCACCGTTTACCAAGTCTTTACTCGTTTATTTGGCAACAAAGTTCAGCACAGCCGACCTTGGGGAAGCAAAGAGGAAAATGGCGCTGGCAAGTTCAGTGATTTTACTGACCTCGCACTCAAAGAAATTCGTCAACTTGGTATTAGCCACATTTGGTACACGGGCGTACCACACCATGCGTTGGTGGCGGATTATCAACAATATGGCATTGGACACGATCATCCTGCCGTCGTGAAAGGGCGTGCCGGCTCGCCCTATGCCGTCAAAGATTACTACTCGGTAAATCCCGATTTGGCCGACAATCCCGCAGAACGATTGTCAGAGTTTGCCGCGTTAATTGAGCGTACCCATCGCCACGGCATGAAAGTGATCATCGATATCGTACCCAATCACGTCGCGCGCAAGTATCACGGATTAAATAACCCTGAAGGGGTGCGCGACTTTGGTGCTGACGACGACACCTCCATCGAATATCACCGAGACAACAACTTTTACTATATTCCAGGGCAAGCCTTTCAACTGCCTGACTTTCCAGCGCCCTTTACCCCACTTGGCGGTGAGGCGCACCCACAATTGCAGTGGCCTTACGAAGAATTCCCTGCCAAATGGACGGGCAACGGCTCGCGCTTAGCCAAACCTCAGTTTGATGATTGGTATGAAACGGTCAAAGTCAATTACGGCGTGCGACCCGATGGCAGCAAGGACTTTGCCGAATTGCCAGCGGATTTCGCACAGAAAACCGCAGCAGAGCATTTTGCCTTTTGGCAGCAGCAAGACGTACCTGACTCGTGGAAGAAATTTCGCGACATCGCTCTGTATTGGCTCGAATTCGGCGTCGATGGTTTCCGTTACGACATGGCCGAGATGGTCCCTGTCGAGTTTTGGAGCTATCTCAACTCACACATCAAAATGCACAATCCTGATGCGTTTTTGATGGCCGAAGTGTATCAGCCCCATCTATACCGCGATTACATCCACTTGGGCAAAATGGATTATCTGTACGACAAAGTGGATTTGTACGACGGACTCAAAGCGGTGATGCAAAACCGCGCTTCCACCGCCATCATCGGTGAGATCCAAGCGCAAATGATGGACATTGAGCACCACATGCTGCATTTCCTCGATAATCATGACGAGCAGCGCCTCGCCTCACCTCAGTTTGCTGGGGATGCGGAGTTTGGTCGCCCTGCAATGTTGGTCTCGGCTTTACTCAGTAGCTCACCCACCATGATTTATTTTGGTCAGGAAGTGGGCGAAGCAGGAGCGGAGTTGGGCGGTTTTGGCCTGCCCAGCCGCACGTCGATTTTTGATTATGTGGGCGTGCCCGAACATCAAAAATGGATGAATGAAGGCCAGTTTGATGGCGGCCAACTGAGTGAAAAACAACGCGCACTGCGGGCGTTCTATGCACGTTTACTCAACTTCACCTTAACCCACTCGGCAATGAGCGGTGAGTATTACGATTTGTACCCCACCAACCAACAAGCATTGAGCCACTTCTGCCATCTTTTTGCTCGCTACGACCAACAACAATTGGTGCTGGCAGGCAGCAATTTCTCGGCCCACCATGAGAATGTCTGCCAAGTGGTGCTGCCTGAGGCGTTGATCGCGCAACTTGGGCTGGCAGACGGGCAATATACTTTAGTGGATAAACTTAGTGACCAATCCAGTCATCATGCCAGTGATACCCTGCAACTGAACGTCAATCACGGTCAAGGTCGAGCTTGGCTCACCCTGCCGCCTTTTGCCACCAGCGCATGGGTACTTGAGCTATAA
- a CDS encoding tetratricopeptide repeat protein, whose amino-acid sequence MSMMAVAIGATGLSLLLVFVWMFSLSLRKQRLEQERKAREIANRKAIEKAREQERQERLFKAEGGHIPTILFLAKEAERTNLKEALYWYNKGARLDNVNSMYGIVRMSDRMREDLILKEQANFWRLAIAGLEGSLDAKFEAGKALVHGRGIEKNLPKGYRLIEEAAVQGNLDAMLFMGEWSQSGENPERSNDNAYQWYHKAASKGSVDGQIHLGLSYLAGVGTKTDHAKGTYWLERAAERGSAEAMFHAGEAWRDYGKTGNALAYVWLFLASHFGYEKARAMRDQVATKIGVDIVVGLQAVAKPLLKKLEAGKVGKHAIIKALNKVYKRPSYFPPLEANLDRSDEPLVFEELDEGLLADTINQEPQPPSAGADSSASSELDFTQDLFSSQHKS is encoded by the coding sequence ATGAGTATGATGGCCGTCGCCATTGGCGCTACGGGGCTGTCTTTGCTGCTGGTGTTTGTTTGGATGTTCTCCTTATCGTTAAGGAAGCAACGACTCGAACAAGAGCGAAAAGCAAGGGAAATTGCCAACCGCAAAGCAATCGAAAAAGCGCGAGAGCAAGAAAGACAAGAACGACTTTTCAAGGCCGAAGGCGGTCACATTCCGACGATCCTGTTTTTAGCCAAAGAAGCGGAGCGAACCAATTTAAAAGAAGCGCTCTATTGGTATAACAAAGGGGCACGTTTAGACAATGTGAACTCGATGTATGGCATTGTACGCATGAGTGACCGCATGCGTGAAGACTTGATCCTCAAAGAACAAGCGAACTTCTGGCGTTTGGCCATTGCAGGGCTGGAAGGCAGTCTGGATGCGAAATTTGAAGCGGGCAAAGCTCTTGTTCATGGTCGTGGCATTGAAAAAAACTTACCCAAAGGCTATCGCTTAATTGAAGAAGCGGCGGTTCAAGGTAACTTGGATGCGATGCTGTTTATGGGAGAGTGGAGCCAATCGGGTGAGAATCCCGAGCGCTCCAACGATAATGCCTACCAGTGGTATCACAAAGCGGCAAGCAAAGGCAGTGTTGATGGGCAAATTCACCTTGGCCTCAGTTATTTGGCGGGGGTTGGAACCAAGACGGATCATGCCAAAGGTACCTATTGGCTTGAACGCGCAGCCGAAAGAGGCAGCGCCGAAGCGATGTTCCATGCGGGCGAAGCTTGGCGTGATTATGGCAAAACCGGCAACGCGTTGGCTTACGTGTGGCTGTTCTTGGCGTCTCATTTTGGTTATGAGAAAGCGCGCGCAATGCGTGATCAAGTGGCGACGAAAATTGGGGTCGATATTGTTGTTGGTTTGCAAGCGGTGGCAAAACCTTTGTTGAAAAAGCTTGAAGCGGGCAAAGTGGGTAAGCACGCCATCATTAAAGCGCTCAATAAAGTGTATAAGCGCCCGAGCTATTTCCCTCCGCTTGAGGCCAATTTGGATCGCAGTGATGAGCCATTGGTGTTTGAAGAGTTAGATGAGGGGTTACTGGCTGACACCATTAACCAAGAGCCGCAGCCACCAAGTGCCGGTGCCGATTCTTCTGCTAGCAGCGAGCTCGATTTCACTCAAGACCTGTTTTCCTCCCAACACAAATCCTAA